One Microlunatus soli genomic window carries:
- a CDS encoding GAP family protein gives MSELLRQLLPEMLGLVITPAAIIGCLLLLASTHAFRNVALFGGTFLVVYAVLSAIVLTIGHSAGASSTDEPAAVRGWISLVVGLLFLIGGVVSWLRGRHRKVAPPTARAAADAAVHPASLVRTVAAPLPPLARQDPAQKVADSAHHDQPAWVQKLTDPTPGFVLAAALVLAIANPNIAILGSGLGIILTADNSLAGQLLALSLLLLASLLDFIVPTIVFLFAGERGRGLLRTATRWLVAHNQIIGIIVLLVFGLLFTGRGCAQILG, from the coding sequence ATGTCGGAGCTCTTGAGGCAGTTGTTGCCGGAAATGCTCGGCCTGGTGATCACCCCGGCAGCGATCATCGGCTGCCTGCTGCTGCTCGCGTCCACGCATGCGTTCCGCAATGTCGCGCTGTTCGGTGGCACTTTCCTGGTGGTCTATGCCGTGCTCTCGGCAATCGTCCTCACGATCGGACATTCGGCCGGGGCGTCGTCCACCGACGAACCGGCGGCCGTCCGAGGCTGGATCAGCCTGGTCGTCGGGTTGCTGTTCCTCATCGGTGGAGTGGTGTCGTGGCTCCGGGGTCGCCACCGCAAGGTGGCTCCGCCGACTGCGAGAGCAGCAGCCGATGCCGCCGTCCATCCGGCATCGCTGGTGCGGACGGTAGCTGCACCACTGCCTCCGTTGGCGCGGCAGGACCCGGCGCAGAAGGTCGCGGACTCGGCCCACCACGATCAGCCCGCCTGGGTACAGAAACTCACTGACCCAACACCGGGATTCGTGCTGGCTGCCGCACTCGTGCTCGCCATCGCCAACCCGAACATCGCGATCCTCGGATCGGGCCTCGGGATCATCTTGACCGCAGACAATTCACTGGCAGGGCAATTGCTGGCGCTCTCGCTGTTGCTGCTGGCCAGTCTGCTCGACTTCATTGTTCCGACGATCGTGTTCTTGTTCGCCGGTGAGCGCGGGCGCGGCCTCCTCCGCACCGCGACCCGTTGGCTGGTCGCGCACAACCAGATCATCGGTATCATTGTCCTGCTCGTGTTCGGCCTGCTGTTCACCGGCCGAGGATGCGCTCAGATCCTGGGCTGA
- a CDS encoding sensor histidine kinase, whose translation MKGRLRVLLGAAPGVGKTYTMLEEGRRLRAEGRDVVVAFLETHGRAATAAMADGLEILARRSISHRGVELTELDTAGVIARRPDIALIDELAHTNAPGSANPKRWQDVQDVLDAGIDVISTLNIQHIESLNDVVEKITGVPQRETIPDAVLRTADQTEVVDLAPQALRDRLAGGNVYPAERIDAALSNYFRIGNLTALRELALLWLADEVDQALQHYRAEHGIDTTWEARERVVVTLTGGPEGDTLIRRAARIAARSSGGELLAVHVTSHDGLRAGNPGTLLKQRALLEELGGSYHQVLGEDIPRALVDFAKAVNATQLVIGVSRRSRLVAALTGPGIGATVTREAGNIDVHVVNHAAAGGRVRLPRIGGALSLRRRVVGLILALFGGPLLTWFPVTVRSTDTITSDVLSYQLLVVVVALIGGIWPAAFAAVMSGLTLDYFFVEPYNTITVDEPAHLLALTLYVIIAGLVSFVVDRAARQTRAARRSAAEADLLATTAGSVLRERDALHALVARTREAFNLNGVKLSADAIVLAADGDMSAELTEKIGVGTRATLQLYGPPIEAANRRLLSAIITQIEAAIQHRDLAATAREVAPLAASDRIRSALLTALSHDLRRPLAAATAAVGGVLHTGNSLSDSDRTELLQTADESLTTLTRLITDLLDVSRVQAGALTVTLTSVDPADAILPAVDELRLTPREAELDLQPNAVRADPVLLQRVIVNLLTNAIRHTPPNTPIRVSTSAFGDRVEIRIIDHGPGIPADRRDEVFLPFQRQGDTDNTTGLGLGLALAKGFTETMHGNLSIEDTPGGGVTMVLSLPADATDRTPAP comes from the coding sequence GTGAAGGGCCGGTTGCGTGTTCTGCTCGGTGCTGCGCCCGGCGTCGGCAAGACCTACACGATGCTCGAGGAGGGCCGGCGACTTCGGGCCGAGGGCCGTGACGTCGTCGTCGCCTTCCTGGAGACCCACGGGCGGGCAGCGACGGCGGCGATGGCCGACGGCCTGGAGATCCTGGCACGCCGCTCGATCAGTCATCGCGGAGTCGAACTGACCGAACTCGACACCGCCGGCGTGATCGCCCGTCGGCCCGACATCGCGCTGATCGACGAGTTGGCCCACACCAACGCACCGGGCTCGGCGAACCCGAAGCGTTGGCAGGACGTCCAGGACGTCCTCGACGCCGGCATCGATGTGATCTCGACGCTGAACATCCAACACATCGAGTCGCTCAACGACGTCGTGGAGAAGATCACCGGGGTCCCGCAACGCGAGACCATCCCGGACGCGGTGCTGCGCACGGCCGATCAGACCGAGGTCGTCGATCTCGCTCCGCAGGCGCTGCGCGACCGACTGGCCGGCGGCAACGTCTACCCCGCCGAACGGATCGACGCGGCGCTGTCGAACTACTTCCGGATCGGCAACCTGACCGCGCTGCGCGAGCTCGCACTGCTCTGGCTGGCCGACGAGGTCGACCAGGCCCTGCAGCACTACCGGGCCGAACACGGCATCGACACAACCTGGGAGGCCCGCGAGCGAGTGGTCGTCACACTCACCGGCGGACCCGAAGGAGACACCCTGATCCGACGGGCGGCTCGGATCGCCGCCCGGTCATCGGGAGGCGAACTGCTCGCCGTTCATGTCACCAGCCATGACGGGCTGCGGGCCGGCAACCCCGGCACCCTGCTCAAACAGCGCGCACTGCTGGAAGAACTCGGCGGCAGCTATCACCAGGTCCTCGGCGAGGACATCCCGCGCGCGCTCGTCGACTTCGCCAAGGCGGTGAACGCCACCCAACTCGTCATCGGCGTCAGCAGGCGGAGCCGACTCGTCGCAGCCCTCACCGGGCCCGGCATCGGCGCCACCGTCACCCGCGAGGCCGGCAACATCGACGTCCACGTCGTCAATCACGCCGCGGCCGGCGGCCGGGTCCGGCTTCCCCGGATCGGCGGCGCGCTCTCGCTGCGCCGGCGGGTGGTCGGCCTGATCCTCGCGCTCTTCGGCGGACCGCTGCTGACCTGGTTCCCGGTCACCGTCCGCTCGACCGACACCATCACCAGTGACGTCCTCAGCTATCAACTCCTGGTCGTGGTCGTGGCGCTCATCGGCGGCATCTGGCCGGCAGCGTTTGCCGCGGTGATGTCCGGGCTGACGCTGGACTACTTCTTCGTCGAGCCCTACAACACGATCACCGTCGACGAGCCTGCACACCTGCTCGCCCTGACGCTGTACGTGATCATCGCCGGCCTGGTCAGCTTCGTCGTCGACCGGGCCGCGCGACAGACCCGTGCGGCCCGACGGTCCGCCGCCGAGGCCGATCTGCTGGCCACCACCGCCGGCAGCGTGCTCCGCGAACGGGACGCCCTGCATGCGCTGGTCGCCCGGACCCGCGAGGCGTTCAACCTGAACGGCGTCAAGCTCAGCGCCGACGCCATCGTGCTGGCGGCCGACGGCGACATGTCGGCAGAGCTCACCGAGAAGATCGGCGTCGGAACCCGCGCCACCCTGCAGCTCTACGGCCCGCCGATCGAGGCCGCCAACCGGCGCCTGCTGTCGGCGATCATCACCCAGATCGAGGCAGCGATCCAACATCGCGATCTCGCAGCCACCGCCCGCGAGGTCGCCCCGCTGGCCGCATCCGATCGGATCCGCAGTGCCCTGCTGACTGCCCTCAGCCATGATCTCCGGCGGCCACTCGCAGCAGCGACGGCAGCAGTCGGCGGCGTGCTACACACCGGGAACAGTCTCAGCGACAGTGATCGGACCGAGCTGCTGCAGACCGCCGACGAAAGCCTGACCACGCTCACCCGGTTGATCACCGACCTGCTCGACGTCTCCCGGGTCCAGGCCGGCGCACTTACCGTCACGTTGACCTCCGTGGACCCGGCCGACGCGATCCTCCCGGCCGTGGACGAACTCCGACTGACGCCGCGCGAGGCGGAGCTCGACCTGCAGCCCAACGCCGTCCGGGCCGACCCGGTCCTACTCCAACGGGTGATCGTGAACCTGTTGACCAACGCCATCCGGCACACGCCGCCCAACACCCCGATCCGGGTCAGCACCAGCGCCTTTGGCGACCGTGTCGAGATCCGGATCATCGATCACGGCCCCGGCATTCCGGCCGACCGGCGAGATGAGGTCTTCCTCCCGTTCCAGCGGCAGGGAGACACCGACAACACCACCGGCCTCGGCCTCGGACTCGCGCTGGCCAAGGGATTCACTGAGACGATGCACGGCAACCTCAGCATCGAAGACACTCCCGGCGGCGGCGTCACCATGGTCCTGTCGCTGCCCGCCGACGCCACCGACCGGACCCCTGCGCCATGA
- the kdpC gene encoding potassium-transporting ATPase subunit KdpC yields the protein MNTNNRATGRTITAAIRAMVIITLILGPVYALAITGIGQLIMPAKANGSLIQDRAGTVVGSRLLGQSFTDAKGNPLPRYFQPRPSAAGDDGYDAAGSSGSNQGPENDDLVAAIKQRRQQVATFNQVPAASVPADALTASASGLDPDISPAYADLQIARVADARQLPVGTVRTLVEEHTSGRDLGFLGQPTVNVLELNLALDEA from the coding sequence ATGAACACGAACAACCGCGCGACCGGACGGACGATCACCGCCGCCATCCGAGCCATGGTGATCATCACCCTGATTCTCGGACCGGTCTACGCGCTGGCGATCACCGGCATCGGACAGCTGATCATGCCGGCCAAGGCCAACGGCTCGCTGATCCAGGACCGGGCCGGAACGGTCGTCGGATCCCGCCTGCTCGGCCAGTCCTTCACCGATGCGAAGGGCAATCCGCTGCCCCGCTATTTCCAACCCCGTCCTTCCGCGGCCGGTGATGATGGCTACGACGCCGCCGGTTCGAGCGGCTCGAACCAGGGCCCGGAGAACGACGACCTGGTGGCGGCGATCAAGCAACGCCGACAGCAGGTTGCCACGTTCAACCAGGTCCCCGCGGCCAGCGTTCCCGCCGACGCGCTGACCGCGTCCGCCTCCGGCTTGGACCCCGACATCAGTCCGGCCTACGCCGACCTGCAGATCGCCCGGGTCGCTGATGCCCGGCAGCTGCCGGTCGGGACGGTGCGCACCCTCGTCGAGGAGCACACGAGCGGGCGCGACCTGGGATTCCTCGGGCAGCCCACGGTCAACGTACTCGAGCTGAACCTCGCGCTCGATGAGGCCTGA
- the kdpB gene encoding potassium-transporting ATPase subunit KdpB, with amino-acid sequence MVRKLDPRQMWRNPVMFIVWVGAALITVLAIAEPFLGGPSSSGGSAVPAAFTGIIAGWLWLTVLFANLAESVAEGRGKAQAETLRRTKTTTVAHRVREYDPVDDVSAERAATDEVASSDLGLGDVVVITAGDLIPGDGDIIWGIASVDESAITGESAPVIRESGGDRSAVTGGTRVLSDRIVVKITSKPGETFVDRMISLVEGAARQRTPNEIALSILLASLTIIFVLVALTLNPIASYAAAPVSITVLVALLVCLIPTTIGALLSAIGIAGMDRLVQHNVLAMSGRAVEAAGDVTTLLLDKTGTITYGNRRASEFVPIGDADRVELVRAAALSSLADPTPEGTSVVELARDEATDIPEIAPGEIVPFTAQTRMSGLDLPDGRQIRKGAGSAVVSWLESAGQAPGSGVLAEIDDRTGQISRSGGTPLVVAARAADGTGRVLGVIHLKDVVKDGLPQRFAELRSMGIRTVMITGDNPLTAAAIAEEAGVDDFLAEATPEDKLALIRREQDGGNLVAMTGDGTNDAPALAQADVGVAMNSGTSAAKEAGNMVDLDSDPTKLIDVVRIGKQLLITRGALTTFSIANDIAKYFAIIPAMFTGVFPGLAALNIMQLHSPASAVLSAVIFNALIIIILIPLSLRGVRYRPADASTILGRNLLIYGLGGIIAPFVGIKIIDLLVALLPGF; translated from the coding sequence ATGGTGCGCAAGCTCGATCCACGCCAGATGTGGCGCAACCCGGTGATGTTCATCGTCTGGGTCGGCGCGGCCCTGATCACCGTGCTGGCGATCGCCGAACCCTTCCTCGGCGGTCCTTCCTCGTCCGGCGGATCTGCCGTCCCTGCTGCCTTCACCGGCATCATCGCCGGCTGGCTGTGGTTGACGGTCCTGTTCGCCAACCTGGCCGAATCGGTTGCCGAAGGACGCGGCAAGGCGCAGGCCGAGACCCTGCGACGTACCAAGACGACCACCGTCGCGCATCGGGTCCGCGAGTACGACCCGGTCGACGACGTGTCGGCCGAACGGGCCGCAACCGACGAGGTCGCCTCCTCCGACCTCGGCCTCGGTGATGTCGTGGTGATCACCGCCGGCGATCTGATTCCCGGCGACGGCGACATCATCTGGGGCATCGCCTCGGTCGACGAGTCCGCGATCACCGGCGAGTCCGCGCCGGTGATCCGCGAGTCCGGTGGCGACCGGAGCGCCGTCACCGGAGGCACCCGGGTGCTGTCGGACAGGATCGTGGTCAAGATCACCTCCAAACCGGGCGAGACGTTCGTCGATCGGATGATCTCCCTGGTCGAGGGGGCGGCACGGCAACGGACGCCGAACGAGATCGCGTTGAGTATTCTGCTTGCCTCGTTGACGATCATCTTCGTCCTCGTCGCTCTGACCCTGAACCCGATCGCCTCCTACGCTGCCGCACCGGTCAGCATCACAGTGCTGGTCGCGCTGCTGGTCTGCCTGATCCCGACGACGATCGGTGCGTTGTTGTCGGCGATCGGCATTGCCGGCATGGACCGACTCGTGCAGCACAACGTGCTGGCGATGTCCGGCCGCGCCGTCGAGGCTGCCGGCGACGTGACCACGCTGCTGCTGGACAAGACCGGCACCATCACCTATGGCAATCGGCGCGCCAGCGAGTTCGTCCCGATCGGCGATGCGGACCGCGTCGAGCTGGTCCGGGCCGCCGCGCTGTCCTCGCTGGCCGACCCCACCCCGGAGGGGACCTCGGTCGTCGAGCTGGCCCGTGACGAGGCGACCGACATCCCCGAGATCGCACCCGGCGAGATCGTCCCGTTCACCGCACAGACCCGGATGTCGGGTCTCGATCTCCCCGACGGCCGTCAGATCCGCAAGGGCGCCGGCTCTGCCGTGGTGTCCTGGTTGGAGTCCGCGGGGCAAGCGCCGGGCAGCGGTGTGCTGGCCGAGATCGACGACCGCACCGGGCAGATCAGCCGCTCCGGCGGTACCCCGCTGGTCGTCGCGGCCAGGGCCGCCGACGGGACCGGACGGGTACTGGGCGTCATCCATCTCAAGGACGTCGTCAAGGACGGTCTGCCGCAACGTTTCGCCGAACTGCGGTCGATGGGCATCCGTACCGTGATGATCACCGGCGACAATCCGTTGACTGCTGCAGCCATCGCCGAGGAGGCCGGCGTCGACGACTTCCTCGCCGAGGCCACGCCCGAGGACAAGCTCGCGCTGATCCGGCGCGAGCAGGACGGCGGAAACCTGGTCGCCATGACCGGTGACGGCACCAATGACGCGCCCGCGCTGGCCCAGGCCGACGTCGGCGTCGCGATGAACTCCGGTACCTCGGCTGCCAAGGAGGCCGGCAACATGGTCGACCTCGACTCCGACCCGACCAAGCTGATCGACGTCGTCCGGATCGGTAAGCAGTTGCTGATCACCCGCGGCGCGTTGACGACCTTCTCGATCGCCAACGACATCGCCAAGTACTTCGCGATCATCCCGGCGATGTTCACCGGTGTCTTCCCCGGACTGGCCGCCCTCAACATCATGCAGCTGCACTCCCCAGCCTCGGCCGTGCTGTCGGCAGTGATCTTCAACGCGTTGATCATCATCATCCTGATCCCACTGTCGTTGCGCGGAGTCCGCTACCGACCGGCCGACGCATCCACGATCCTGGGCCGCAACCTCCTGATCTACGGACTCGGCGGCATCATCGCCCCATTCGTCGGCATCAAGATCATCGACCTTCTGGTTGCGCTGCTGCCTGGCTTCTGA
- the kdpA gene encoding potassium-transporting ATPase subunit KdpA, whose protein sequence is MEWLSAILSLVAVGILLVVGYRTLGDYMAWVYVSDKDWRPERGFYRLIGVDPKAEQTWRSYLRAVLVFSAVGLLIVYLLQRTQQWLPYSLGLGAPSPFLSFNTAASFVANTNWQSYSPEQTLGYTVQLAGLAVQNFVSAGVGMAVAIALIRGLARRGSPTIGNFWVDLTRGTVRILLPVAVLGAIVLMAGGVIENFNGFVDVQTVAGGSQSVPGGPVASQEVIKLLGTNGGGFFNANSSHPFENPSGWTNAFEVLLMLIIPFALPRTFGRMVGDNRQGYAIVAAMGILFVASFSILTSLQLAGRGTAPQLAGAATEGIEQRLGIVASALFSTTSTGTSTGAVDAMHDSYTALGGMMTMLNMMIGEVAPGGVGSGIYGILISAIIAVFVAGLLVGRTPEFLGKKIGPREIKLASLYILVTPALVLSGTALSFAVPGVRQSVQDTSISNPGVHGMSEVLYAFTSAANNNGSAFAGISADTPWMNTALGVAMLLGRFVPIVFVLALAGAMAAQTPVPATRGTLPTHRPQFVGLLIGVIVIVTALTYFPVLTLGPLAEGL, encoded by the coding sequence ATGGAGTGGCTGTCAGCGATCCTGTCCCTCGTGGCAGTCGGAATCCTGCTGGTCGTCGGCTACCGCACGCTCGGTGACTACATGGCGTGGGTATACGTGTCGGACAAGGATTGGCGTCCCGAGCGCGGCTTCTACCGGCTGATCGGTGTGGACCCGAAGGCCGAACAGACCTGGCGGAGCTACCTGCGTGCGGTGCTGGTCTTCTCCGCCGTCGGGCTGCTGATCGTCTACCTGTTGCAACGCACTCAGCAATGGCTGCCCTACTCCCTCGGGCTCGGGGCACCCAGCCCGTTCCTGTCGTTCAACACGGCCGCATCCTTCGTGGCCAACACCAACTGGCAGTCCTACTCGCCCGAACAGACGCTCGGCTACACCGTTCAGCTCGCCGGGCTGGCGGTGCAGAACTTCGTCTCCGCCGGGGTCGGCATGGCCGTGGCCATTGCGCTGATCCGCGGACTGGCTCGCCGCGGCTCGCCGACGATCGGCAACTTCTGGGTCGACCTGACCCGGGGCACGGTGCGCATCCTGCTACCGGTGGCGGTACTCGGCGCGATCGTGCTGATGGCCGGCGGGGTGATCGAGAACTTCAACGGCTTCGTCGACGTCCAGACCGTCGCCGGCGGCAGCCAGAGCGTGCCGGGCGGTCCGGTGGCGTCGCAGGAAGTGATCAAGCTGCTCGGCACCAACGGCGGCGGATTCTTCAACGCCAACTCCTCGCACCCGTTCGAGAACCCCTCGGGATGGACGAACGCCTTCGAGGTGCTGTTGATGTTGATCATCCCGTTCGCGCTGCCGCGTACCTTCGGCCGGATGGTCGGCGACAACCGGCAGGGCTACGCGATCGTCGCCGCGATGGGGATCCTCTTCGTGGCGTCCTTCTCGATCCTGACCTCGCTGCAACTCGCCGGACGTGGCACCGCACCGCAGCTGGCCGGAGCCGCGACCGAGGGCATCGAGCAACGGCTCGGGATCGTCGCGTCGGCACTGTTCTCCACCACCAGTACGGGCACGTCGACCGGTGCGGTGGATGCGATGCACGACTCCTACACCGCGCTCGGCGGGATGATGACGATGTTGAACATGATGATCGGCGAGGTCGCGCCCGGCGGCGTCGGATCCGGCATCTACGGGATCCTGATCAGCGCGATCATCGCCGTCTTCGTCGCCGGTCTGCTGGTCGGCCGTACGCCGGAGTTCCTGGGCAAGAAGATCGGGCCGCGGGAGATCAAGCTCGCCAGCCTGTACATCCTCGTCACACCGGCGCTGGTGTTGAGCGGGACGGCGCTGAGTTTCGCCGTACCCGGTGTCCGCCAGAGTGTGCAGGACACCTCGATCTCCAATCCGGGTGTGCACGGCATGTCGGAGGTGCTGTACGCCTTCACCTCGGCAGCGAACAACAACGGGTCGGCGTTCGCCGGAATCAGCGCGGACACACCGTGGATGAACACCGCACTCGGAGTGGCGATGCTGCTCGGTCGTTTCGTACCGATCGTCTTCGTGTTGGCATTGGCCGGAGCGATGGCCGCACAGACGCCGGTGCCGGCGACCCGCGGAACGCTGCCGACGCATCGACCGCAATTCGTCGGTCTGCTGATCGGCGTGATCGTCATCGTGACCGCCCTGACCTACTTTCCCGTTCTCACCCTCGGTCCGCTAGCGGAAGGACTGTGA
- a CDS encoding potassium-transporting ATPase subunit F: protein MIVFEVIAALLAVAAAVYLVYALVKPERL from the coding sequence GTGATCGTTTTTGAGGTCATCGCCGCACTCCTCGCCGTAGCCGCCGCCGTATACCTGGTGTACGCCCTCGTGAAACCGGAGCGTCTGTGA
- a CDS encoding DUF6611 family protein, with product MRPLDWTTGAHFCWGIVRRGRPSTTLLVAFLYPPGTSAWQRFCTSTAALPIFGWLATAVGLILYSIAHPTVAVITAFGLFGGGAMMVRATAAPVRRRTLELVCDERSVLARSSAPPSDRSGSGDRAGSAGPSATGALIGDLIAADTAWRSGRMSRIRFDRQWATVYQAARLAALLQSIGASKEDLR from the coding sequence ATGCGTCCGCTGGACTGGACGACCGGAGCCCACTTCTGCTGGGGAATCGTCCGACGGGGCCGTCCCAGCACGACGCTGCTGGTAGCGTTCCTCTATCCACCGGGAACATCGGCGTGGCAGCGATTCTGCACGTCGACAGCGGCGTTGCCGATCTTCGGCTGGCTCGCCACGGCGGTCGGCCTGATCCTGTATTCGATCGCTCATCCGACCGTCGCGGTGATCACGGCGTTCGGTCTGTTCGGTGGCGGCGCGATGATGGTCAGGGCCACCGCGGCCCCGGTCCGTCGACGCACGCTCGAGCTCGTCTGTGACGAGCGTTCGGTGTTGGCAAGATCATCGGCACCGCCATCGGACCGATCGGGCAGTGGTGACAGAGCGGGATCGGCAGGGCCGTCGGCGACCGGTGCACTGATCGGTGATCTGATCGCCGCCGACACCGCGTGGCGCAGCGGCAGGATGTCGCGGATTCGGTTCGACCGGCAGTGGGCGACGGTCTATCAAGCCGCCCGTCTTGCCGCGCTCCTGCAGTCGATCGGAGCGTCGAAGGAGGACCTGCGATGA
- a CDS encoding DUF4118 domain-containing protein, with the protein MNPDGTDDLRRPAGTSAIWVAALAGPPVVAGCLIPLRGSLDPTNVALVLVVCVVAVAAAGRRSAGLAAAMTAGLAFDVLWAPPLYRLTIDDPQLIQTAALLVVVGAMVSELAWIGQGFRQRSARSRGYLAGAVDVAATAGAEQSPADRIRLVQDQVGEILDADSCGYSASPAPPGASAATIEADGTLLINGHPANLRRTGLPTDRPIDIEVTCGGRPYGRLIVIAATRWSRPTKEQLQVAALMACQLGAVLDRHQARQTPGSTGIGLDRHRVDRGA; encoded by the coding sequence ATGAATCCGGACGGCACCGACGACCTCCGTCGGCCGGCAGGAACGTCGGCGATCTGGGTCGCGGCGTTGGCCGGGCCACCGGTGGTCGCGGGCTGCCTGATCCCGCTGCGTGGCTCCCTGGATCCGACCAATGTGGCCCTGGTGCTCGTGGTCTGCGTGGTAGCCGTCGCCGCGGCCGGTCGCCGGTCGGCAGGACTGGCGGCGGCCATGACGGCGGGCTTGGCGTTCGACGTGCTGTGGGCCCCTCCGCTGTATCGGCTGACCATCGACGATCCGCAGCTGATCCAGACGGCCGCGCTGCTGGTTGTTGTCGGCGCCATGGTCAGTGAGCTCGCCTGGATCGGGCAGGGGTTTCGGCAGCGGTCCGCTCGCAGCCGTGGTTACCTGGCCGGAGCCGTCGACGTCGCCGCGACCGCGGGAGCCGAGCAGAGCCCGGCGGACCGGATCAGACTGGTCCAGGACCAGGTCGGTGAGATCCTGGACGCCGACAGTTGCGGCTACTCCGCAAGCCCTGCCCCTCCCGGCGCATCGGCCGCGACGATCGAGGCCGACGGGACACTGTTGATCAACGGGCACCCCGCAAACCTGCGGCGGACCGGACTGCCGACCGACCGGCCGATCGACATCGAGGTGACCTGCGGCGGCCGCCCCTACGGTCGACTGATCGTGATCGCTGCAACCCGATGGAGCCGGCCGACCAAGGAGCAGTTGCAGGTTGCCGCGTTGATGGCCTGCCAGCTCGGCGCCGTCCTCGACAGGCACCAGGCTCGACAGACACCGGGCTCGACAGGTATCGGGCTCGACAGGCATCGGGTGGACAGGGGTGCGTGA
- a CDS encoding HpcH/HpaI aldolase/citrate lyase family protein yields MTATGTTFLYVPGDRPDRIAKALASEADEVLIDLEDAVAPDHKELARDSMIKSVAAAEGRAIQVRINPEGTPWYQSDVDAVRTLDPTIGVRLPKCEDPGRVAQTIAELESRPAQLLIESALGVEAAFDLARCHPAVVGIGLGEADLRADLGVCTAQGLLYARSRLVTAAAAAGLRPPVMSVYTDVRDLDGLRRSTLEGRDLGFLGRTAIHPRQLAVIADVFRPDPADIVRAEEILAAAAAGLRQQDGAVALPDGRFVDRAVLRQARRLLDLREH; encoded by the coding sequence ATGACCGCGACGGGCACCACATTCCTCTACGTGCCCGGCGACCGGCCGGACCGGATCGCCAAGGCACTGGCGTCGGAGGCCGATGAGGTGTTGATCGATCTCGAGGACGCCGTCGCACCCGATCACAAGGAGCTGGCCCGCGACAGCATGATCAAGTCTGTTGCCGCCGCCGAGGGGCGCGCCATCCAGGTGCGGATCAATCCGGAGGGGACCCCTTGGTACCAGTCCGATGTAGACGCCGTACGAACCCTCGACCCGACGATCGGCGTCCGGCTGCCGAAATGCGAGGACCCCGGACGGGTGGCGCAGACCATTGCCGAGCTGGAGTCGCGCCCTGCTCAGCTGTTGATCGAATCGGCACTCGGCGTCGAGGCTGCGTTCGACCTGGCACGCTGCCACCCGGCGGTCGTCGGAATCGGACTCGGCGAGGCCGATCTGCGCGCCGATCTGGGGGTCTGCACAGCGCAGGGCCTGCTGTATGCGCGGAGTCGCCTGGTCACCGCAGCGGCCGCGGCCGGCCTTCGTCCGCCGGTGATGTCGGTCTACACCGACGTTCGCGATCTTGACGGGCTCCGGAGGTCGACGCTGGAGGGGCGCGACCTGGGATTCCTCGGCCGGACGGCGATCCATCCTCGCCAACTCGCGGTGATCGCCGACGTCTTCCGTCCGGATCCCGCCGACATCGTTCGCGCCGAGGAGATCCTCGCCGCTGCCGCGGCCGGTCTCCGTCAGCAGGACGGTGCCGTCGCACTCCCTGACGGTCGGTTCGTCGATCGGGCCGTCCTTCGCCAGGCACGTCGGCTCCTCGATCTGCGCGAGCACTGA